One Streptococcus gallolyticus subsp. gallolyticus DSM 16831 DNA window includes the following coding sequences:
- a CDS encoding GNAT family N-acetyltransferase, with the protein MIRKARKEDISRIAEILVFVKRIKFRPIFQDDDFSFGELQVISVAKQYIDEGIIDNILVYDDGIVKGFIRVEGNEIVELYVDYFFQNQSIGSALIEYAKAHYPITFLWAIEKNQDAIRFYEAHGFHLTDTKKFEEGTTEYLVMLTREEV; encoded by the coding sequence ATGATAAGAAAAGCGAGAAAAGAGGATATTTCACGAATTGCGGAAATCCTTGTCTTTGTAAAAAGAATAAAATTCCGTCCGATTTTTCAAGATGATGACTTTTCATTTGGTGAGCTACAAGTGATTTCAGTTGCGAAGCAATACATTGACGAAGGCATTATTGACAATATTTTGGTTTATGATGACGGGATTGTCAAGGGATTCATTCGTGTAGAGGGAAATGAAATTGTCGAACTGTATGTTGACTACTTTTTCCAAAATCAGAGCATTGGCTCTGCCTTGATTGAATACGCTAAGGCACATTATCCGATTACCTTTTTGTGGGCAATTGAAAAAAATCAAGATGCCATTCGTTTTTACGAGGCACATGGCTTTCACTTAACCGACACAAAGAAATTTGAAGAAGGAACAACAGAGTATCTTGTCATGCTAACAAGAGAGGAAGTGTGA
- a CDS encoding GNAT family N-acetyltransferase, with product MVTNIDYKSIQNFKCSDLERLFLSVEWSSGHFPEKLVLAMQNFKTVYSAWDGDKLIGMICVMDDGVMNAYIHYLLVDPDYQGHAIGRKLIQMVKEKYKSFMRIAVIGYNKEINFYENCGFVKSEDCSPLFITSLWT from the coding sequence ATGGTGACAAATATTGATTATAAATCTATTCAAAATTTTAAATGTAGTGATCTAGAACGTTTGTTTCTGTCGGTGGAATGGTCATCTGGTCATTTTCCTGAAAAATTAGTCCTTGCCATGCAGAATTTTAAAACCGTTTATTCGGCTTGGGATGGGGATAAATTAATAGGGATGATTTGTGTCATGGATGATGGGGTGATGAATGCCTATATTCACTATTTACTTGTTGATCCAGACTATCAAGGACATGCTATCGGTAGAAAATTGATTCAGATGGTAAAGGAAAAATACAAATCTTTCATGCGGATTGCAGTGATTGGATATAATAAAGAAATTAACTTTTATGAAAACTGTGGTTTTGTTAAAAGTGAAGATTGCTCACCGCTTTTTATCACATCCTTATGGACTTAG
- a CDS encoding GNAT family N-acetyltransferase gives MKFKKASLSDLEILVSTRVNVLRSANQLDLSVDMKEVEKSSRLYYQEALASDNHTAFLVYNADDNVIGAGAVSYYQVMPTYHNPSGKKAYIMNMYVAPEHRRKGIATKLLDLLIADSKERGIDHITLEATQIGRKLYENYGFCQMQDEMQYYNKD, from the coding sequence ATGAAGTTTAAAAAAGCAAGTTTATCAGATTTGGAAATCCTTGTTTCCACCAGAGTAAATGTTCTGCGTTCAGCCAACCAATTAGACCTATCAGTCGATATGAAGGAAGTTGAGAAGTCGTCAAGACTTTATTACCAAGAAGCGTTGGCTAGTGATAATCATACTGCTTTTCTTGTTTATAATGCCGATGATAATGTCATCGGTGCTGGCGCCGTGTCATATTATCAGGTCATGCCGACTTATCATAATCCAAGTGGCAAAAAAGCTTATATCATGAATATGTATGTCGCACCCGAACACCGCAGAAAAGGAATAGCAACAAAATTGCTAGATTTACTAATCGCCGATTCAAAAGAACGAGGCATTGACCATATTACGCTTGAAGCTACCCAAATAGGAAGAAAGCTCTATGAAAATTACGGCTTTTGTCAAATGCAAGACGAAATGCAATATTATAATAAAGATTAA
- a CDS encoding AEC family transporter, with translation MIVLTQIGIFLILICVGVLAVKLRILEEASLAGVSGLVMKIALPCYIFINAVTSATRQSLMQSLIIVPVGIALYIALVLVNICIEKVFGLKGNRQKIYRASFVFGNIGFMGIPLVAAIYPDTAILYVSVFTIVDQLFFWTYGVTLTQPASQAKEGFSLATLKNLVSPPLVAIVLAVIFIVVGIPVPTIAESVLNTIGSTSMPLALIYIGGVLCSANLKPVLKCGELYAGIIVKMIAIPVVAFFVMAQLGLPEDMSATIAYMAALPGIELVPMLAEANGSDGDYAVCAIMMTTIACLITLPIVSLLMAIL, from the coding sequence ATGATAGTGCTGACGCAGATTGGGATTTTTTTGATTTTGATTTGTGTGGGCGTGTTGGCTGTAAAATTAAGGATATTAGAAGAAGCGTCATTAGCAGGTGTTTCTGGACTTGTTATGAAAATCGCGCTTCCTTGTTATATTTTTATTAATGCTGTGACGAGTGCGACCAGACAGTCACTGATGCAGAGTTTGATTATTGTCCCTGTCGGCATTGCACTTTATATCGCTTTGGTGCTTGTCAATATCTGTATTGAAAAAGTATTTGGCTTAAAAGGCAATCGTCAGAAGATTTACAGAGCATCTTTTGTCTTTGGGAATATTGGTTTCATGGGAATTCCGCTAGTTGCGGCTATTTATCCAGATACAGCAATTTTGTACGTGTCAGTCTTTACCATTGTCGATCAATTATTCTTTTGGACATACGGAGTGACCTTAACACAGCCAGCCAGTCAAGCAAAAGAAGGCTTTTCTTTGGCAACGCTAAAAAATCTGGTCTCTCCACCACTTGTCGCTATTGTCTTAGCCGTCATTTTCATAGTAGTGGGAATTCCCGTTCCAACTATTGCTGAATCCGTTCTTAACACCATTGGAAGCACATCAATGCCACTTGCCCTTATTTATATTGGTGGTGTTCTTTGCTCAGCAAATCTAAAACCAGTCCTTAAGTGTGGTGAATTATACGCTGGTATTATCGTTAAAATGATTGCTATTCCAGTTGTTGCTTTCTTTGTCATGGCACAACTAGGATTGCCAGAAGACATGTCAGCTACCATTGCCTATATGGCTGCGCTACCAGGAATTGAACTCGTGCCAATGCTCGCTGAAGCCAATGGGTCTGACGGTGATTATGCCGTCTGTGCAATCATGATGACAACAATCGCCTGCCTAATCACCTTACCTATCGTAAGTTTGCTAATGGCGATTTTATAA
- a CDS encoding CPBP family intramembrane glutamic endopeptidase, translated as MNKGYSRKEVQRYLLWTFALAWLMQIVVAIVYHMGNTLFVQLLLSIMMFTPLLGVLLTKHHLKGLGWKFQFKGNAKVFLITWFAPLLLTVLGAILYFMIFPKQFDLSGQYYAASYNGKEALAQLQAKGISYPLLVLINTFACITYAPVINAMLAIGEEVGWRGFLYPQLKAKYGKNKGRLLGGIIWGIWHWPIIGLIGYEYGTDYPGFPIVGMLIFCIFTVTSGILCDWVYEKSKSIWFPAICHGAINAVTLLPLMVCVVNTGAMTLLGPALIGIVSGIPLFIFAMFLFFKSKQN; from the coding sequence ATGAATAAGGGATATTCACGAAAAGAAGTACAACGGTATTTATTATGGACATTTGCATTAGCATGGCTAATGCAGATAGTTGTTGCTATTGTTTATCATATGGGAAACACGCTGTTTGTGCAGTTACTACTTTCTATAATGATGTTCACACCTTTGTTAGGAGTGCTGTTAACAAAACATCATCTAAAAGGTTTGGGGTGGAAATTTCAATTTAAAGGAAATGCTAAAGTATTCTTGATTACTTGGTTTGCTCCATTGCTTTTAACGGTTTTGGGTGCGATACTTTATTTTATGATTTTCCCAAAACAGTTTGATTTGAGTGGTCAGTATTATGCGGCTTCTTATAATGGAAAAGAGGCTCTTGCTCAGCTGCAAGCAAAAGGAATCAGCTATCCTCTCTTAGTTTTGATAAATACTTTTGCCTGTATAACCTATGCTCCAGTGATAAATGCCATGTTAGCGATTGGTGAGGAAGTTGGTTGGCGAGGTTTCTTGTATCCTCAATTGAAAGCAAAATATGGAAAAAATAAGGGCAGATTACTTGGAGGTATTATTTGGGGAATCTGGCATTGGCCAATTATCGGACTGATCGGCTATGAATATGGTACTGACTATCCAGGTTTTCCGATTGTAGGAATGCTGATTTTCTGTATTTTCACGGTTACCTCAGGCATATTATGTGACTGGGTTTATGAAAAGAGTAAATCAATTTGGTTTCCAGCAATTTGCCATGGTGCGATTAATGCCGTTACGCTCCTTCCTTTAATGGTTTGTGTTGTGAACACAGGAGCGATGACTTTGCTTGGTCCAGCTCTTATTGGAATAGTATCTGGAATACCTCTGTTTATCTTTGCTATGTTTCTGTTTTTCAAATCAAAACAAAACTAG
- a CDS encoding GNAT family N-acetyltransferase: protein MKLKEIIDDTEKQDITHFILGALPEWFGISEARENYIKESAKCPFIAAYDKKHPVGFVYLKETGRDTVELFVMGVLKEYHRQGVGKALVLKAKEIATEKGYTFLQVKTVQMGKYDSYDSTNRFYLSLGFKEFEVFPTLWDDCNPCQIYVMALE from the coding sequence ATGAAACTCAAAGAAATAATTGATGATACTGAGAAACAAGATATAACACATTTTATTTTAGGAGCTTTGCCTGAATGGTTTGGGATTTCTGAAGCGCGTGAGAACTACATCAAAGAAAGTGCAAAGTGCCCATTTATAGCTGCTTATGATAAAAAACACCCAGTTGGTTTTGTTTATTTGAAAGAAACTGGAAGAGATACAGTTGAGCTATTTGTAATGGGAGTTTTGAAAGAATATCACCGACAGGGTGTTGGAAAAGCTCTTGTTTTGAAAGCTAAAGAGATTGCTACCGAAAAAGGTTACACTTTTCTTCAAGTCAAAACGGTTCAAATGGGAAAATACGATAGTTATGATAGCACAAATCGTTTCTATCTTTCACTTGGTTTTAAGGAATTTGAAGTGTTTCCGACATTGTGGGATGACTGCAACCCATGTCAAATATATGTCATGGCGTTAGAGTGA
- a CDS encoding GNAT family N-acetyltransferase: protein MKIETYKGKYNDEIISLILDIQNNEAKINLSLQEQPDLIDISRFYQQDGGEFWIALSDEKVVGTIGLMLKENQCAILKKFFVHKDFRSKKVGLSLYNALLKYAKEIDIQHIILDTPSVATASHRFYERAGFHIISMEELPIPYTYPDRDSILYMLDF, encoded by the coding sequence ATGAAAATCGAGACTTATAAAGGAAAATATAATGATGAAATAATATCACTTATTCTTGATATACAGAACAATGAAGCAAAGATCAATCTTTCACTTCAGGAACAGCCGGATTTGATAGATATTAGCCGGTTTTATCAACAGGACGGAGGAGAGTTTTGGATTGCCTTATCTGATGAGAAAGTAGTAGGAACAATCGGGTTAATGCTTAAAGAAAATCAATGCGCAATCTTAAAGAAATTTTTCGTCCATAAAGATTTCCGCTCAAAGAAAGTAGGATTGTCTTTATATAATGCATTACTGAAATACGCTAAAGAAATAGATATCCAGCATATTATTTTAGATACGCCTTCTGTTGCTACGGCATCTCATAGATTTTATGAAAGGGCTGGGTTTCATATAATAAGTATGGAAGAACTTCCTATACCGTATACGTACCCGGATAGGGATAGTATTCTTTATATGTTGGATTTTTGA
- a CDS encoding recombinase family protein — translation MKKNNVEIIKADSLVRRRGDNIERHLKRVAAYCRVSSDSEDQKNSYESQVRHYKDYISQRSDWELADIYADEGISGTQVGKRQDFQRLINDCVNGEIDYIVTKAIARFARNTLDTLKYVRMLKDMQIGVYFEEENIDTLTMDGELLLTILSSVAQQEVENTSAHVKKGLKMKMQRGELVGFQGCLGYDYDVETKQISINKKEAKIVRYIFERYLEGIGGKVIARELDELGYKSPRGLKHWNDTTVLGIIKNEKYKGDILMGKTFTVDPISKRRLSNFGEEDKYYIKDNHEPIISKEDFEKAQEIRLRRAGNKKTAANVNGKRERYSKMYAFSSMLECGFCGSILSRRSWHCRSDYRKVVWHCVTSIKKGKKFCKHSKGLEELAIEGAFMEAYRQLYHSNENLMTDLLETIESELNDNSLNKELKRITNKLRTLLKKEENLVNLRLEGKISDSIYNEKYNEISSEKEFLSEEKVNIETTLKSEVDVKKRLTEFKHSLSSQKMLTEFDRTVFESIVEKIIVGGVNSDGEIDPAMLTIIFKTGETQNKNGKKFKSKRKNAKLEPDKLCPQNSDEDKKLYSQGTDNTCGDGSLDVTG, via the coding sequence ATGAAAAAAAATAATGTTGAAATAATAAAAGCTGATTCTTTAGTTCGTCGAAGAGGCGACAATATAGAAAGACACTTAAAGAGGGTTGCTGCTTATTGCCGAGTTAGTTCTGATAGCGAAGATCAGAAGAACAGCTATGAATCTCAGGTGAGACATTATAAAGATTATATTTCTCAGCGTTCAGATTGGGAGCTGGCAGATATTTATGCAGATGAAGGTATTTCAGGAACACAAGTAGGAAAGAGACAAGATTTTCAACGATTAATAAATGATTGTGTAAATGGAGAAATAGATTACATTGTCACAAAAGCAATTGCTAGATTTGCAAGGAATACTCTAGATACTTTGAAGTATGTCAGAATGTTAAAGGATATGCAAATTGGAGTATATTTTGAGGAAGAAAACATAGATACCCTAACAATGGATGGAGAATTACTTCTGACTATTCTCAGCTCCGTTGCACAGCAAGAAGTAGAAAATACTTCTGCCCATGTGAAAAAAGGATTAAAAATGAAGATGCAACGTGGAGAATTGGTTGGCTTTCAAGGGTGCCTAGGGTATGATTATGATGTAGAAACCAAGCAGATTTCAATTAATAAAAAAGAAGCCAAAATTGTTCGTTACATTTTTGAAAGATATCTAGAAGGTATTGGAGGAAAAGTAATTGCAAGGGAACTTGATGAACTTGGTTACAAATCGCCAAGAGGATTAAAACATTGGAATGATACAACAGTTCTAGGAATCATAAAGAATGAAAAATATAAAGGTGATATTCTAATGGGGAAAACTTTTACAGTTGACCCAATAAGTAAGAGAAGGTTGAGTAATTTTGGAGAAGAAGATAAGTATTATATCAAAGATAATCATGAACCTATAATATCTAAAGAAGATTTTGAAAAAGCACAGGAGATTAGATTGCGTCGAGCAGGAAATAAGAAGACTGCTGCAAATGTAAATGGCAAGCGTGAACGTTATTCAAAAATGTATGCTTTTAGTAGCATGTTAGAATGTGGTTTTTGTGGTTCAATATTATCTAGAAGAAGTTGGCACTGCCGATCAGATTATCGCAAAGTTGTGTGGCACTGCGTTACATCAATTAAGAAAGGAAAGAAATTTTGTAAGCATAGTAAAGGATTAGAAGAGCTCGCTATTGAGGGGGCTTTCATGGAAGCTTACAGACAACTCTATCATTCAAATGAAAATTTAATGACAGACTTACTTGAAACAATTGAATCAGAATTGAATGACAATAGCCTTAACAAGGAACTAAAAAGGATTACAAACAAACTTCGAACATTACTAAAAAAAGAGGAGAATCTTGTAAATCTAAGGCTCGAAGGGAAAATTAGCGATTCCATATACAATGAAAAGTACAATGAAATTTCCTCAGAAAAAGAGTTTCTATCAGAAGAGAAGGTAAATATTGAAACAACATTGAAGTCAGAAGTTGATGTAAAGAAAAGACTAACTGAGTTTAAGCACTCGCTATCTTCACAGAAAATGCTTACGGAGTTTGATCGTACAGTTTTTGAAAGTATTGTTGAGAAAATTATTGTAGGTGGAGTAAATAGCGACGGAGAAATTGATCCTGCAATGTTAACTATAATATTCAAAACGGGTGAAACTCAAAACAAGAATGGTAAAAAATTTAAAAGTAAACGTAAAAATGCTAAACTAGAACCAGATAAATTGTGTCCTCAAAACAGTGACGAGGATAAAAAATTGTATTCTCAAGGAACAGACAACACATGTGGAGACGGTAGTCTTGATGTCACGGGTTGA
- a CDS encoding SHOCT domain-containing protein: protein MFSGGKVLEQSAVKYSMQLSMLNFLYSKNMLTKKEYEKIKNRLRIKYTK from the coding sequence ATGTTTTCAGGAGGGAAAGTTTTGGAACAATCAGCAGTAAAATACAGTATGCAACTTTCAATGCTTAACTTTTTATATTCCAAAAATATGTTGACTAAAAAGGAATATGAAAAAATAAAAAATAGACTGCGTATTAAGTACACAAAATAG
- a CDS encoding helix-turn-helix domain-containing protein encodes MYRRLRDLREDNDFTQKYVAEKLSFTHSAYAKIERGERILTAEVLIKLSNLYNVSTDYLLGQTDFPHRIKNNLK; translated from the coding sequence ATGTACCGACGTTTAAGGGATTTGAGAGAAGACAATGATTTCACTCAAAAATACGTTGCCGAAAAACTTTCGTTTACTCACTCTGCTTATGCAAAAATTGAGAGAGGAGAACGTATCTTAACGGCAGAAGTATTAATAAAACTTTCAAATTTATATAATGTCAGTACAGATTATTTGTTGGGGCAAACTGACTTTCCCCACCGAATAAAGAATAATTTAAAATAG
- a CDS encoding PTS transporter subunit EIIC — MDNKTTAKEILKYVGGAENVKSAQHCATRLRIITKNQDLVDVKAIENLDKVKGSFYNSGQYQIILGTGLVDKVYEEFMPLIGQAMTAKVDDELAEPEKRTFRRAIRIFGDVFVPIIPVLVATGLFMGLRGLLTQEAVLGVFGLTPADVPVQLIQFTQILTDTAFAFLPALVAWSTFNIFGGTPILGMVLGLMLVNSILPNAYAVGAGEAEPMIFFGFIKVVGYQASVLPAFMTALVTTRIEKWLKKTIPDSLDLILRPFLTLLSGLVLGLFIIGPVFHEIEVYVLAAVEFLLTLPFGLGGLIYGSFGQLLGILGIHHILSLLEINMLAKDGWNLLNPVGTCGNVAQAGAVLAIAIKTVSNKMKQVAYPSALSAALGITEPAVFGVTLRLGRPFIMSMIGGGVGGFFASIFQLKATGLGLTGIPGTLLYLNEQLPLYILTNLIAFASAFALTWMFGYKKDEVL, encoded by the coding sequence ATGGATAATAAAACTACAGCAAAAGAAATATTAAAATATGTCGGTGGTGCAGAAAATGTAAAGTCTGCTCAACATTGTGCAACTCGGTTACGCATCATTACTAAAAACCAAGATTTAGTGGATGTAAAAGCTATTGAAAATCTGGATAAGGTAAAAGGTAGTTTTTATAATTCAGGGCAATATCAAATTATCCTTGGGACAGGACTTGTTGATAAAGTCTATGAAGAATTTATGCCTCTAATTGGACAAGCAATGACTGCTAAAGTTGACGATGAGTTAGCTGAACCAGAAAAACGGACCTTCAGACGAGCAATTCGTATATTTGGTGATGTCTTTGTGCCAATTATACCTGTTCTGGTTGCCACAGGTTTATTTATGGGATTACGTGGACTCTTGACACAGGAAGCAGTTCTTGGTGTTTTTGGATTGACACCAGCTGATGTACCAGTTCAATTAATTCAATTTACTCAAATATTGACAGATACAGCTTTTGCATTTTTACCTGCACTTGTAGCTTGGTCTACATTCAATATCTTTGGTGGAACACCTATCCTTGGAATGGTATTGGGCTTAATGTTGGTTAACTCTATCTTGCCTAATGCTTATGCGGTGGGAGCAGGAGAAGCTGAGCCAATGATCTTCTTTGGATTTATTAAGGTTGTTGGTTACCAAGCATCTGTATTGCCTGCCTTTATGACTGCACTCGTTACAACAAGGATTGAAAAATGGCTCAAAAAGACAATTCCAGATTCTCTTGATTTAATCTTACGCCCATTCTTGACTCTCTTAAGTGGTTTGGTCTTGGGTTTGTTTATCATCGGCCCAGTTTTTCATGAGATTGAAGTTTACGTTCTTGCAGCTGTAGAATTCTTATTAACTTTACCATTTGGTCTTGGTGGCTTGATTTATGGTTCCTTTGGACAACTACTTGGTATTTTGGGAATCCATCATATTCTAAGTCTTCTTGAAATTAATATGCTTGCGAAAGACGGATGGAACTTACTAAATCCTGTTGGGACATGTGGTAACGTTGCTCAAGCAGGAGCAGTTCTAGCGATTGCAATTAAGACAGTTTCAAACAAAATGAAACAAGTAGCATATCCATCTGCCTTGTCGGCAGCTCTTGGGATTACTGAACCTGCAGTCTTTGGTGTTACACTACGCCTTGGAAGACCATTTATTATGTCAATGATTGGTGGTGGCGTTGGAGGATTCTTCGCATCAATTTTCCAACTTAAAGCAACAGGATTGGGATTGACAGGTATTCCTGGAACACTTCTGTACTTGAATGAACAATTACCACTTTATATCCTGACAAACTTGATTGCATTTGCTTCTGCATTTGCCCTAACTTGGATGTTTGGTTATAAAAAAGATGAAGTTTTATAA